A genome region from Salvia splendens isolate huo1 chromosome 19, SspV2, whole genome shotgun sequence includes the following:
- the LOC121778127 gene encoding (R)-mandelonitrile lyase-like, which yields MPERFFTFLILSAIAALISLPFSQSQQSPAYLGLVSNATDFPSEDYYDYIIVGGGTAGCPLAATLSEGFRVLVLERGGIPFGVPNLMSRDGFLTTLMEVDAHDSPAQAFTSEDGVPNARGRVLGGSSAINAGFYSRADPQFYAKSGIDWDLRMVNQSYEWVEKAIVFRPELRLWQSAVRDALLEAGIDPYHGFSLDHTTGTKIGGSTFDSSGTRHSAADLLSYANPRNLKVVVQASVERILVAPNPSLTPKQSAIGVVFRDRIGGFHHAMVRENGEVLVCAGALGSPQLLLLSGIGPRPYLASWGIPVVLHSPYVGRFLYDNPRNGISIVPPVPLDHSLIQVVGITNAGTYLEAASNIVPFLSPARPVFIRPATSSYVTVATLMEKIVGPLSTGSLRLASTDVRTNPVVRFNYFSNPTDLELCINGTRKIGNVLNTRSMDEFKVHQWFGGREFRYVGTPLPRDQLSDAEMGEFCRRTVSTIWHYHGGCLMGKVVDENLRVVGIGGLRVVDGSTFSVSPGTNPQATLLMMGRHFGMKLLKERDTS from the exons ATGCCGGAAAgattcttcacatttcttattCTCTCTGCAATCGCCGCTCTGATCTCTCTACCTTTCTCACAGTCTCAGCAAA GTCCGGCGTATCTAGGGCTGGTATCGAACGCCACCGATTTTCCGTCGGAGGATTACTATGATTACATAATCGTAGGCGGCGGCACCGCCGGCTGCCCGCTGGCGGCGACGCTATCGGAGGGGTTTAGGGTTCTTGTGCTGGAAAGGGGGGGAATTCCGTTTGGGGTCCCGAATCTGATGAGTCGCGACGGTTTCCTCACGACATTGATGGAAGTCGACGCCCACGACTCCCCTGCTCAAGCCTTCACCTCCGAAGACGGAGTCCCCAACGCCAGAGGCAGAGTTCTCGGCGGCAGCAGCGCGATCAACGCCGGATTCTACAGCCGAGCCGATCCCCAATTTTACGCCAAATCGGGGATCGATTGGGATCTTAGGATGGTGAATCAGTCGTATGAGTGGGTGGAGAAGGCGATCGTGTTCAGGCCGGAGCTGAGGCTCTGGCAATCCGCGGTTCGCGACGCGTTGCTGGAGgctgggatcgatccctaccaCGGCTTCAGCTTGGATCACACCACCGGCACCAAGATCGGCGGCTCCACCTTCGACAGCTCCGGCACAAGGCACAGCGCCGCTGACCTCCTCAGCTACGCCAATCCCCGCAATCTTAAAGTGGTGGTGCAAGCCAGCGTGGAGAGGATTCTGGTGGCGCCTAATCCATCCCTAACTCCGAAGCAGAGCGCAATCGGTGTCGTTTTCCGCGACAGAATTGGGGGTTTCCACCACGCAATGGTGCGTGAAAATGGCGAGGTGTTAGTCTGCGCAGGCGCTTTAGGCAGCCCTCAGCTCTTGCTTCTCAGCGGCATTGGGCCGAGGCCTTATCTCGCGTCGTGGGGGATCCCGGTCGTGCTCCATTCCCCTTATGTCGGCCGGTTCTTGTACGACAACCCAAGAAACGGGATCTCAATCGTTCCACCGGTGCCTTTAGACCATTCGTTAATTCAAGTTGTTGGCATCACGAATGCCGGGACCTATCTCGAAGCAGCATCCAACATCGTGCCCTTCCTCTCCCCTGCTCGCCCCGTCTTCATTAGGCCGGCTACCTCATCTTATGTCACGGTCGCCACTCTGATGGAGAAGATAGTCGGCCCCCTCTCCACCGGCTCGCTCAGATTGGCATCCACGGATGTTAGGACGAATCCTGTTGTCCGCTTCAACTACTTCAGCAACCCCACTGACCTTGAGCTCTGCATCAACGGGACGAGAAAGATTGGGAACGTGCTCAATACCCGGTCCATGGATGAGTTCAAGGTGCACCAGTGGTTCGGGGGGAGGGAGTTTAGGTACGTGGGGACGCCACTGCCGCGTGACCAGCTCAGTGACGCGGAGATGGGGGAGTTCTGCAGGCGGACCGTGAGCACGATATGGCACTACCATGGAGGCTGTCTGATGGGGAAGGTGGTCGACGAAAACCTCAGAGTCGTCGGGATTGGAGGCCTTAGAGTTGTCGATGGCTCCACGTTTTCCGTCTCACCCGGCACCAACCCTCAGGCTACTCTTCTCATGATGGGAAG GCATTTTGGCATGAAGCTGCTTAAAGAGAGAGACACATCATGA
- the LOC121778125 gene encoding ribonuclease E/G-like protein, chloroplastic isoform X1 — MWASSDVLWGTRIQYSVLPFSPSQQCRKCTGKSKPRNRRKPVFQPWMGDRTRWFLLPALRRDDEKIARCSASYYLASNLFFGDCHISPSRIPRNSHITEAFQVRDEVVEEPWLMQPSLVSHHFDDTCTSSDIGNESEKLNCSNGSVQNSETLNKSSHGEDSSKYNYNVNGMDFLEQSDSLLTNYMVEEPWIFESVCSSVKEASAMLRSELGNDEFTQIALSEPHQPKTPENLVHEEENNETTKEDSVSTVILINSSICTVQRIAVLENNKLVELLLEPVKNNVQCDSVYLGVVTKLVPHMGGAFVNIGSPRPSFMDIRPNKGPFVFPSFCGPMEETEVISSTSDKPEEHVDFPENGALSSAVEELDEEDDDQSEDELVNDEFEHHGNQTNFDVLDILKENLNGSIVEHGVDVEKPKFVKHLNGEAEQLQSRSQPQDASIKIKENKWEQVKRGSKIIVQVIKEGLGTKGPTLTAYPKLRSRFWVLMTCCKTIGISKKISGVERTRLRLIAKTLQPPGFGLTVRTVASGHSLEELQRDLEGLLSTWKNIVDDGKSAALAADEGVEGAVPVMLHRAMGQTLSVVQDYFNEKVESMVVDSPRTYHEVTNYLQDIAPDLCDRVDLYSERTPLFDKYNIEEEINSILTKRVPLANGGYLVIEQTEALVSIDVNGGHCMLGQGTSQEKAILEVNLAAAKQIARESRLRDIGGIIVVDFIDMVDDSNKRLVYEEVKKAVERDRSTVKVSELSRNGLMEITRKRVRPSVTFMISEPCICCQATGRVEALETSFSKIEHEICRLLSTMDQKADLEKPKSWPRFILRVDRHMCNYLTSGKRTRLAVLSSSLKVWILLKVARGLNRGAFELKLLTDEAPDKGQRDSAAISVLRPKEVSPPRVTLFPIKNWKTGRK, encoded by the exons ATGTGGGCATCTTCTGATGTCTTGTGGGGAACCAGAATTCAATATTCTGTGCTGCCATTTTCGCCAAGCCAGCAATGTAGAAAATGTACGGGAAAGTCCAAACCTCGAAACAGGAGAAAGCCAGTGTTTCAGCCATGGATGGGGGATAGAACTCGATGGTTCCTCCTTCCTGCTTTACGAAGAG ATGATGAGAAGATTGCAAGATGTTCTGCAAGTTACTACTTGGCGTCCAACTTGTTCTTCGGTGATTGCCATATCTCTCCCTCTCGTATTCCAAGGAATTCACACATTACTGAAGCTTTCCAAGTAAGAGACGAGGTTGTGGAGGAACCTTGGCTAATGCAGCCGTCCCTTGTCTCTCACCATTTTGATGATACATGTACTTCAAGTGATATTGGTAATGAGAGTGAGAAATTGAACTGCTCGAATGGTAGTGTTCAGAACTCGGAAACGTTAAATAAATCCAGCCATGGTGAGGATTCCAGTAAGTATAATTATAATGTGAATGGAATGGATTTCTTGGAACAGTCTGATTCTTTATTAACGAATTATATGGTTGAGGAGCCATGGATTTTTGAATCTGTATGCTCTAGTGTCAAGGAGGCTTCAGCCATGCTCAGGAGCGAGTTGGGTAATGATGAGTTTACTCAGATTGCACTCAGTGAACCGCATCAGCCCAAAACACCTGAGAATCTGGTGCATGAGGAAGAAAATAACGAGACGACAAAGGAGGACTCTGTTTCCACTGTCATATTGATCAATTCTTCGATATGTACCGTTCAAAGGATTGCTGTACTAGAAAATAATAAACTTGTTGAACTATTGTTGGAGCCTGTGAAAAACAATGTTCAGTGTGATAGTGTATATCTAGGAGTAGTGACAAAACTCGTACCTCATATGGGTGGTGCATTTGTAAATATTGGCAGTCCAAGGCCATCTTTCATGGATATAAGGCCCAATAAAGGACCATTTGTATTTCCTTCATTCTGTGGCCCTATGGAGGAAACAGAGGTAATAAGCTCCACATCTGATAAACCTGAAGAGCATGTTGATTTTCCTGAGAATGGAGCCTTATCTAGTGCAGTAGAAGAGCTAGATGAGGAGGATGACGACCAAAGCGAAGATGAATTGGTCAATGACGAGTTTGAACATCATGGGAATCAGACTAATTTTGATGTGTTAGATATCTTAAAGGAAAATTTGAATGGTAGCATAGTCGAGCATGGAGTTGACGTTGAAAAACCCAAGTTTGTAAAACATCTGAATGGAGAGGCTGAGCAGCTGCAGAGTAGAAGCCAACCCCAGGATGCCAGCATTAAGATTAAAGAGAATAAATGGGAACAAGTTAAAAGGGGCTCTAAGATAATTGTACAAGTTATTAAGGAAGGATTGGGTACAAAAGGCCCCACGTTAACAGCTTATCCAAAGCTACGAAGCAGATTCTGG GTACTGATGACTTGCTGCAAAACAATAGGAATTTCGAAGAAAATTTCTGGTGTTGAGCGAACACGATTACGACTTATAGCCAAAACTTTGCAACCACCTGGGTTTGGGCTCACTGTAAGGACAGTTGCTTCTGGTCATTCACTGGAGGAATTGCAGAGAGATTTGGAAGGCCTCCTATCAACGTGGAAAAACATAGTTGATGATGGAAAATCTGCTGCTCTTGCTGCAGATGAAGGTGTTGAAGGAGCTGTTCCTGTTATGCTACATAGGGCAATGGGCCAAACACTTTCAGTAGTTCAAGACTATTTTAATGAGAAG GTGGAAAGCATGGTAGTTGATTCTCCACGTACTTACCATGAG GTCACCAACTATCTTCAAGATATAGCTCCGGACCTTTGCGACCGAGTTGATTTATACAGCGAAAGGACCCCCCTCTTTGATAAATACAATATTGAGGAAGAAATCAATAGCATTCTTACCAAAAG GGTTCCTCTGGCTAATGGTGGTTATCTAGTGATTGAACAAACTGAGGCATTGGTATCTATTGATGTAAACGGGGGCCATTGTATGCTAGGTCAAGGGACTTCACAAGAGAAAGCTATTCTTGAAGTGAATCTTGCAGCAGCCAAACAG ATTGCCAGAGAATCAAGGCTCAGAGATATTGGTGGAATTATTGTTGTGGATTTCATTGATATGGTAGATGATT CGAATAAGAGGCTCGTTTATGAAGAAGTTAAGAAAGCTGTTGAGAGGGACAGATCAACCGTGAAAGTATCCGAATTGTCCAGGAATGGGCTTATGGAAATAACTCGAAAGCGg GTTCGACCGAGTGTTACATTCATGATCAGTGAACCATGCATCTGCTGCCAGGCAACTGGCAGAGTGGAAGCTTTGGAGACGTCATTTTCCAAGATTGAACATGAAATATGTCGACTTTTG TCAACAATGGACCAGAAAGCAGATCTCGAGAAACCCAAATCTTGGCCACGATTTATCTTAAGGGTGGATCGACATATGTGTAACTATCTGACCTCAGGAAAGAGGACACGACTAGCGGTTTTAAGTAGTTCTCTCAAAGTTTGGATTCTCCTAAAG GTGGCTAGAGGGCTCAACCGAGGGGCATTCGAGCTGAAACTTCTGACCGATGAAGCCCCAGACAAGGGCCAACGCGACAGTGCTGCAATCTCAGTATTGCGGCCGAAAGAAGTTTCCCCCCCAAGAGTAACCCTTTTCCCCATAAAAAACTGGAAGACAGGTAGGAAATGA
- the LOC121778125 gene encoding ribonuclease E/G-like protein, chloroplastic isoform X2 has product MVPPSCFTKSGFTDDEKIARCSASYYLASNLFFGDCHISPSRIPRNSHITEAFQVRDEVVEEPWLMQPSLVSHHFDDTCTSSDIGNESEKLNCSNGSVQNSETLNKSSHGEDSSKYNYNVNGMDFLEQSDSLLTNYMVEEPWIFESVCSSVKEASAMLRSELGNDEFTQIALSEPHQPKTPENLVHEEENNETTKEDSVSTVILINSSICTVQRIAVLENNKLVELLLEPVKNNVQCDSVYLGVVTKLVPHMGGAFVNIGSPRPSFMDIRPNKGPFVFPSFCGPMEETEVISSTSDKPEEHVDFPENGALSSAVEELDEEDDDQSEDELVNDEFEHHGNQTNFDVLDILKENLNGSIVEHGVDVEKPKFVKHLNGEAEQLQSRSQPQDASIKIKENKWEQVKRGSKIIVQVIKEGLGTKGPTLTAYPKLRSRFWVLMTCCKTIGISKKISGVERTRLRLIAKTLQPPGFGLTVRTVASGHSLEELQRDLEGLLSTWKNIVDDGKSAALAADEGVEGAVPVMLHRAMGQTLSVVQDYFNEKVESMVVDSPRTYHEVTNYLQDIAPDLCDRVDLYSERTPLFDKYNIEEEINSILTKRVPLANGGYLVIEQTEALVSIDVNGGHCMLGQGTSQEKAILEVNLAAAKQIARESRLRDIGGIIVVDFIDMVDDSNKRLVYEEVKKAVERDRSTVKVSELSRNGLMEITRKRVRPSVTFMISEPCICCQATGRVEALETSFSKIEHEICRLLSTMDQKADLEKPKSWPRFILRVDRHMCNYLTSGKRTRLAVLSSSLKVWILLKVARGLNRGAFELKLLTDEAPDKGQRDSAAISVLRPKEVSPPRVTLFPIKNWKTGRK; this is encoded by the exons ATGGTTCCTCCTTCCTGCTTTACGAAGAG TGGTTTCACAGATGATGAGAAGATTGCAAGATGTTCTGCAAGTTACTACTTGGCGTCCAACTTGTTCTTCGGTGATTGCCATATCTCTCCCTCTCGTATTCCAAGGAATTCACACATTACTGAAGCTTTCCAAGTAAGAGACGAGGTTGTGGAGGAACCTTGGCTAATGCAGCCGTCCCTTGTCTCTCACCATTTTGATGATACATGTACTTCAAGTGATATTGGTAATGAGAGTGAGAAATTGAACTGCTCGAATGGTAGTGTTCAGAACTCGGAAACGTTAAATAAATCCAGCCATGGTGAGGATTCCAGTAAGTATAATTATAATGTGAATGGAATGGATTTCTTGGAACAGTCTGATTCTTTATTAACGAATTATATGGTTGAGGAGCCATGGATTTTTGAATCTGTATGCTCTAGTGTCAAGGAGGCTTCAGCCATGCTCAGGAGCGAGTTGGGTAATGATGAGTTTACTCAGATTGCACTCAGTGAACCGCATCAGCCCAAAACACCTGAGAATCTGGTGCATGAGGAAGAAAATAACGAGACGACAAAGGAGGACTCTGTTTCCACTGTCATATTGATCAATTCTTCGATATGTACCGTTCAAAGGATTGCTGTACTAGAAAATAATAAACTTGTTGAACTATTGTTGGAGCCTGTGAAAAACAATGTTCAGTGTGATAGTGTATATCTAGGAGTAGTGACAAAACTCGTACCTCATATGGGTGGTGCATTTGTAAATATTGGCAGTCCAAGGCCATCTTTCATGGATATAAGGCCCAATAAAGGACCATTTGTATTTCCTTCATTCTGTGGCCCTATGGAGGAAACAGAGGTAATAAGCTCCACATCTGATAAACCTGAAGAGCATGTTGATTTTCCTGAGAATGGAGCCTTATCTAGTGCAGTAGAAGAGCTAGATGAGGAGGATGACGACCAAAGCGAAGATGAATTGGTCAATGACGAGTTTGAACATCATGGGAATCAGACTAATTTTGATGTGTTAGATATCTTAAAGGAAAATTTGAATGGTAGCATAGTCGAGCATGGAGTTGACGTTGAAAAACCCAAGTTTGTAAAACATCTGAATGGAGAGGCTGAGCAGCTGCAGAGTAGAAGCCAACCCCAGGATGCCAGCATTAAGATTAAAGAGAATAAATGGGAACAAGTTAAAAGGGGCTCTAAGATAATTGTACAAGTTATTAAGGAAGGATTGGGTACAAAAGGCCCCACGTTAACAGCTTATCCAAAGCTACGAAGCAGATTCTGG GTACTGATGACTTGCTGCAAAACAATAGGAATTTCGAAGAAAATTTCTGGTGTTGAGCGAACACGATTACGACTTATAGCCAAAACTTTGCAACCACCTGGGTTTGGGCTCACTGTAAGGACAGTTGCTTCTGGTCATTCACTGGAGGAATTGCAGAGAGATTTGGAAGGCCTCCTATCAACGTGGAAAAACATAGTTGATGATGGAAAATCTGCTGCTCTTGCTGCAGATGAAGGTGTTGAAGGAGCTGTTCCTGTTATGCTACATAGGGCAATGGGCCAAACACTTTCAGTAGTTCAAGACTATTTTAATGAGAAG GTGGAAAGCATGGTAGTTGATTCTCCACGTACTTACCATGAG GTCACCAACTATCTTCAAGATATAGCTCCGGACCTTTGCGACCGAGTTGATTTATACAGCGAAAGGACCCCCCTCTTTGATAAATACAATATTGAGGAAGAAATCAATAGCATTCTTACCAAAAG GGTTCCTCTGGCTAATGGTGGTTATCTAGTGATTGAACAAACTGAGGCATTGGTATCTATTGATGTAAACGGGGGCCATTGTATGCTAGGTCAAGGGACTTCACAAGAGAAAGCTATTCTTGAAGTGAATCTTGCAGCAGCCAAACAG ATTGCCAGAGAATCAAGGCTCAGAGATATTGGTGGAATTATTGTTGTGGATTTCATTGATATGGTAGATGATT CGAATAAGAGGCTCGTTTATGAAGAAGTTAAGAAAGCTGTTGAGAGGGACAGATCAACCGTGAAAGTATCCGAATTGTCCAGGAATGGGCTTATGGAAATAACTCGAAAGCGg GTTCGACCGAGTGTTACATTCATGATCAGTGAACCATGCATCTGCTGCCAGGCAACTGGCAGAGTGGAAGCTTTGGAGACGTCATTTTCCAAGATTGAACATGAAATATGTCGACTTTTG TCAACAATGGACCAGAAAGCAGATCTCGAGAAACCCAAATCTTGGCCACGATTTATCTTAAGGGTGGATCGACATATGTGTAACTATCTGACCTCAGGAAAGAGGACACGACTAGCGGTTTTAAGTAGTTCTCTCAAAGTTTGGATTCTCCTAAAG GTGGCTAGAGGGCTCAACCGAGGGGCATTCGAGCTGAAACTTCTGACCGATGAAGCCCCAGACAAGGGCCAACGCGACAGTGCTGCAATCTCAGTATTGCGGCCGAAAGAAGTTTCCCCCCCAAGAGTAACCCTTTTCCCCATAAAAAACTGGAAGACAGGTAGGAAATGA
- the LOC121778129 gene encoding mitogen-activated protein kinase kinase 5-like, with protein sequence MRPAAWQRRRSDLTLPMPQRDTSLAVPLPLPPSASSPLQLQHSELERVSRIGSGAGGTVYKVLHRPTAKIYALKVIYGNHEDAVRNQMRREIQILRDVDNPNVVRCHNLIDHNGEIQVLLEFMDRGSLESRHIPNESPLSDLSRQILCGLHYLHRRKIVHRDIKPSNLLINSRAIVKIADFGVSRILAQTMDNCNSSVGTIAYMSPERINTDLNHGRYDGYAGDIWSLGVSILEFYLGKFPFSVGRHGDWASLMCAICLSQPPEAPPTASREFRDFIACCLQRDPARRWTAAQLLRHPFIAPVSNHSSFK encoded by the coding sequence ATGAGGCCGGCGGCGTGGCAACGGCGGCGCTCCGACCTAACCCTGCCGATGCCGCAGCGTGACACCTCGCTGGCCGTCCCCCTCCCTCTCCCGCCTAGCGCCTCGTCCCCTCTCCAATTACAGCACTCCGAGCTGGAGCGCGTGAGCCGCATCGGCAGCGGCGCCGGCGGCACGGTGTACAAGGTCCTCCACCGCCCCACCGCCAAAATCTACGCCCTCAAAGTCATCTACGGCAACCACGAGGACGCCGTCCGCAACCAGATGCGCCGCGAAATCCAGATCCTCCGCGACGTCGACAACCCTAACGTCGTCCGCTGCCACAACCTAATCGACCACAACGGCGAAATCCAAGTGCTGTTAGAGTTCATGGACCGCGGATCCCTCGAGAGCCGCCACATCCCCAACGAATCCCCCCTCTCCGACCTCTCCCGCCAGATTTTATGCGGATTGCACTACCTCCACCGCCGCAAAATCGTCCACCGCGACATCAAACCCTCCAATTTGCTCATCAATTCGCGAGCAATCGTCAAAATCGCTGATTTCGGAGTGTCGCGGATCCTGGCGCAGACCATGGACAACTGCAATTCGTCGGTGGGGACGATCGCCTACATGAGCCCCGAGCGGATCAACACCGATCTCAATCACGGGAGATACGACGGTTATGCCGGCGATATTTGGAGCTTGGGAGTCAGCATTCTCGAATTCTATTTGGGGAAATTCCCCTTCTCCGTCGGGAGGCATGGGGATTGGGCGAGTCTAATGTGCGCCATTTGTTTGTCTCAGCCGCCGGAGGCGCCGCCCACCGCCAGCCGCGAATTTAGGGATTTCATCGCTTGCTGCCTGCAGAGGGATCCGGCGAGGCGGTGGACGGCGGCTCAGCTGTTGAGGCATCCGTTCATCGCTCCGGTGAGCAATCATTCTTCATTTAAGTAA